A single window of Eleginops maclovinus isolate JMC-PN-2008 ecotype Puerto Natales chromosome 19, JC_Emac_rtc_rv5, whole genome shotgun sequence DNA harbors:
- the vgll2b gene encoding transcription cofactor vestigial-like protein 2b isoform X1, with product MSCLDVMYPAYGHYAPYAPTAFINSLQAPTGLSSTSSLCRDFMETPRGPEGMSGGQGTGGSTSSSSSSSSSSSSFTPVALRQEEGPKEKQEAPEAEYLTSRCVLFSYYQGDISSVVDEHFSRALSSYMDGEGKRRATEQPDTPSPSSRRSFPPSFWDSNYSSPQSRSHCETGAPSYSMDPYASTLHPGLPHPHAHPHPHAHPHPHAHPHSHPHAPESWGYPQAQAYGHPRPLHELYSPSALDPHYGPLLMPTVRPPHPLSLQSHYEVSKLDPAASWPGLLPPGDISQTLALNMDAGLQQHKKGKELYWF from the exons ATGAGCTGTTTGGATGTTATGTACCCAGCCTATGGACATTACGCACCGTACGCACCGACTGCTTTTATCAATAGCTTACAG GCTCCCACTGGTCTAAGCAGCACTTCTTCTCTCTGCCGGGATTTTATGGAAACTCCCAGGGGTCCAGAGGGGATGTCTGGGGGCCAGGGCACTGGAGGATCaacttcatcttcatcttcatccagttcttcatcttcctccttcaCGCCTGTGGCTTTACGGCAAGAGGAGGGCCCCAAGGAGAAGCAGGAGGCCCCTGAGGCAGAGTACCTGACTTCTCGCTGTGTTCTCTTCAGCTACTACCAGGGGGACATCAGCAGTGTGGTGGACGAGCACTTCTCCAGGGCCCTCAGCTCTTACATGGATGGAGAGGGCAAACGGCGGGCAACAGAACAACCGG ATACTCCGTCGCCGAGCAGTCGACGAAGCTTCCCCCCGTCCTTTTGGGACAGTAACTACTCTTCGCCTCAGAGCCGCTCCCACTGTGAGACGGGTGCACCTTCCTATTCCATGGACCCATATGCCTCAACGTTGCACCCAGGGCTGCCGCACCCACACGCTCACCCTCACCCACACGCCCATCCTCACCCACATGCCCATCCTCACTCGCATCCTCACGCACCAGAGAGCTGGGGATATCCCCAGGCCCAAGCCTACGGCCACCCAAGGCCTCTGCATGAACTGTATTCACCGTCAGCTTTGGATCCCCACTATGGGCCCCTGCTCATGCCCACAGTGAGGCCACCTCATCCCCTTTCCTTGCAAAGCCACTACGAAGTGAGCAAGCTGGACCCTGCTGCCTCCTGGCCCGGCCTGCTTCCACCAGGAGACATCAGCCAGACGCTGGCCCTCAACATGGATGCAG gCCTCCAGCAGCACAAGAAAGGCAAGGAGCTGTATTGGTTCTAA
- the vgll2b gene encoding transcription cofactor vestigial-like protein 2b isoform X2 — translation METPRGPEGMSGGQGTGGSTSSSSSSSSSSSSFTPVALRQEEGPKEKQEAPEAEYLTSRCVLFSYYQGDISSVVDEHFSRALSSYMDGEGKRRATEQPDTPSPSSRRSFPPSFWDSNYSSPQSRSHCETGAPSYSMDPYASTLHPGLPHPHAHPHPHAHPHPHAHPHSHPHAPESWGYPQAQAYGHPRPLHELYSPSALDPHYGPLLMPTVRPPHPLSLQSHYEVSKLDPAASWPGLLPPGDISQTLALNMDAGLQQHKKGKELYWF, via the exons ATGGAAACTCCCAGGGGTCCAGAGGGGATGTCTGGGGGCCAGGGCACTGGAGGATCaacttcatcttcatcttcatccagttcttcatcttcctccttcaCGCCTGTGGCTTTACGGCAAGAGGAGGGCCCCAAGGAGAAGCAGGAGGCCCCTGAGGCAGAGTACCTGACTTCTCGCTGTGTTCTCTTCAGCTACTACCAGGGGGACATCAGCAGTGTGGTGGACGAGCACTTCTCCAGGGCCCTCAGCTCTTACATGGATGGAGAGGGCAAACGGCGGGCAACAGAACAACCGG ATACTCCGTCGCCGAGCAGTCGACGAAGCTTCCCCCCGTCCTTTTGGGACAGTAACTACTCTTCGCCTCAGAGCCGCTCCCACTGTGAGACGGGTGCACCTTCCTATTCCATGGACCCATATGCCTCAACGTTGCACCCAGGGCTGCCGCACCCACACGCTCACCCTCACCCACACGCCCATCCTCACCCACATGCCCATCCTCACTCGCATCCTCACGCACCAGAGAGCTGGGGATATCCCCAGGCCCAAGCCTACGGCCACCCAAGGCCTCTGCATGAACTGTATTCACCGTCAGCTTTGGATCCCCACTATGGGCCCCTGCTCATGCCCACAGTGAGGCCACCTCATCCCCTTTCCTTGCAAAGCCACTACGAAGTGAGCAAGCTGGACCCTGCTGCCTCCTGGCCCGGCCTGCTTCCACCAGGAGACATCAGCCAGACGCTGGCCCTCAACATGGATGCAG gCCTCCAGCAGCACAAGAAAGGCAAGGAGCTGTATTGGTTCTAA
- the LOC134882046 gene encoding putative nuclease HARBI1, which produces MPAYLDDPYDIGAQIVRGSLRRARVFRDRHNPLAYPDDVLHERYRFSAEGIRYLCQLLEADVSNVTRRSQALTIEQMLCLSLRYFASGQYMYSIGDAENLSKNTVCRVIRKVVLALTKLVDAFVVFPGHLPARQIKEGFYAIAGFPRVIGAIDCTHIPISAPLGEHERDFVNRKSKHTINVQMTCDHHYMITSLDARWPGSVHDSRIFRESSLSDRFHQGQFDGILLGDRGYACMKFLITPFPDPQTRQQRSFNHAHSVTRARIEMTFGILKARFACLKVLRVKPDRACQTIAACVVLQNVATIRKERVPPHDPPPPPDITDPITLDHPTGRAVRDAITNQFFQ; this is translated from the exons ATGCCAGCATACCTGGACGATCCGTACGATATAGGCGCGCAGATTGTGAGGGGCTCTCTTCGGAGGGCGAGGGTATTTAGAGACCGCCACAATCCGCTGGCGTACCCGGACGATGTTCTCCATGAAAGATATAGATTCTCAGCTGAGGGAATTCGTTACCTATGCCAGCTGCTCGAGGCGGACGTCTCTAATGTAACCCGCCGAAGTCAGGCCCTCACAATCgagcaaatgttatgtctttcattgCGCTATTTCGCCAGcggacaatatatgtattccatCGGTGATGCTGAAAACCTGAGTAAGAACACTGTATGCCGGGTGATACGGAAGGTGGTACTTGCTCTCACTAAActggtggatgcatttgttgtattcccTGGCCATTTGCCTGCACGTCAGATAAAAGAAGGGTTCTATGCAATCGCTG GTTTCCCAAGAGTAATTGGAGCCATTGATTGTACGCACATTCCTATCAGTGCACCCCTGGGAGAGCATGAGCGGGATTTTGTGAATAGAAagtccaaacacaccatcaatgtCCAG ATGACATGCGATCACCACTATATGATCACAAGCCTGGATGCAAGGTGGCCAGGGTCAGTCCATGACTCCCGTATATTCAGAGAatcatcactgtctgacagattccaccaag GGCAATTTGATGGAATCCTGCTGGGGGACCGTGGCTACGCATGCATGAAGTTCCTCATCACACCATTTCCTGATCCACAAACAAGGCAACAGAGATCATTTAATCATGCACACAGTGTCACTAGGGCCAGGATCGAAATGACATTTGGCATATTGAAGGCCCGATTCGCCTGCCTGAAGGTCCTTCGGGTCAAGCCAGACAGGGCCTGCCAAACCATAGCAGCATGTGTGGTTCTTCAGAATGTCGCCAcaataaggaaggaaagagtgccCCCTCATgatcctcccccaccccctgataTTACTGATCCAATCACCCTGGATCATCCAACAGGCCGTGCTGTCAGGGATGCCATTACCAACcagtttttccaatga
- the LOC134882047 gene encoding myb/SANT-like DNA-binding domain-containing protein 4: MAGSPYFTEEECEIIMRSYEEYKPTLAAKSNTAAANKARLGCWQQITDRVNSGTSSAKRTWQQVKMKYKNIIQNANKKKVEIRRTGGGRAPDSFTLAEELALANNSGRVMMDGVAGVQSNPGAAEMSTLYVQVEGGNITTLQPPGCIHPLTQDDDDDDDDETLTAPSDTHMQEDLEELSPPEASLPGTSQSDKATVDNVRSLYKKVLELDRTKKRLEIRKLELEIEKLEHEKKVLSYHSINI; this comes from the exons ATGGCGGGCTCTCCctatttcacagaagaggaatgcgagatcataatgaggagttatgaagagtataaaccgaccctggctgctaaatccaacaccgCGGCAGCAAACAAGGCGCGACTGGGGTGTTGGCAGCAAATTACAGACCGCGTAAATTc AGGTACCAGCAGCGCCAAACGGACCTGGCAGCAGGTGAagatgaagtacaaaaacatcattcagaatg ccaacaagaagaaggtagaaataaggcgcacaggaggagggagggcaccaGACTCCTTTACTCTTGCTGAAGAGTTGGCCCTAGCCAACAACAGTGGCAGGGTGATGATGGATGGGGTGGCAGGGGTACAGTCTAACCCTGGggcagctgaaatgtccaccctctatGTGCAAG TCgagggtggaaacatcacaacCCTGCAGCCACCAGGATGCATTCATCCTCTGACACAG gatgatgatgatgatgatgatgacgagacCCTCACAGCcccctccgacacacacatgcag gaggacttggaggagctttcccctcctgaagcctccctcccagggacctcacagtcagacaaa GCCACAGTGGACAATGTCCGCAGTTTATACAAGAAGGTGCTGGAGCTGGACCGCACAAAGAAGAGGCTGGAGATCAGAAAGCTGGAATTAGAAATTGAAAAGCTGGAACATGAGAAGAAGGTATTGTCTTATCACTCCATTAATATATAG